The Magnetococcales bacterium nucleotide sequence GAGGCGACCCTGGAGGATCTCTTCATCCATCTGACCGGGGAAAAAGCGGTCGAAGGGGAGGTGGCGGCATGAACGGCATGGCGGCGGTCGGGGCTCTGGCGCGACGGGAGATGGTGCGGTTTTTCCGCCAGCCGCACCGGGTGGCGGGCAGCCTGGCCCAACCCCTGCTCATGTGGGCGGTGCTGGGCGCCGGTTTTTCGCCGGCCTTCCGGGCTCCCGGACTGGAAGGGGTCAGCTACCTGGAGTATTTCTACCCGGGAATGCTGTTGATGCTGATGCTCTTCTCCGGAATCTTCTCGACCATCACCATCATCGAGGATCGGCAACAGGGGTTGTTGCAGGAGGTGCTGGTCTCTCCGGCGCCGCGTTGGGCCATCGTGCTGGGCAAGGTTTTCGGCAGCATGGGCGTGGGCCTGGTGCAGACCCTGCCGCTGCTGGTGGCGGCGCCCTTTCTGGGACTGAACCTGGGGTGGAATCTGTTGCTGCTGGTGCCGGGGCTGCTGATTGTCACCCTGGGTTTCACCACTCTGGGCTTGCTGGTGGCCTGGGGGCTGGAGAGTACCGCCGGTTTTCACGCCGTGATGTCGGTCTTTCTGATGCCGTTGTGGATGCTCTCCGGCGCTCTCTTCCCCCTGGACAAGACGCCCCCCTGGTTGTGGGCTCTGATGGTGGTCAATCCGGTCAGCCACGCCCTGGAGGTGATTCGTCGCCCCTTCTACGAGCCGGTTGCCGCCCTGTTGGGTAACGCCTCCTATCTGGGAGCCTGGACCATCACTCTGGCCTGGGCGCTCTTTTGTCTGGGGCTGGCCACCTGGCGGGTGGGACTCCCGGAGAAGGGGGTACCGAACCGCGCCTGAACCGCATCCATCTTGGGATGTTGAGCTTTTCAGTTATACGGGGGTCCGGGGGGATTGTCCCCCCCGGCGGGGTTCGGGGCAGCGCCCCGAGGTGTTGACGTGGCCTTTGGCGGGTCGAAGCCAAAGGGGAAATGCCCAACTCACATCTTTTCCAAACCTTGTCCTCACTTCGACCCGCCGGAGGGGGCAAGGGGAGGGACTCATCCTCCCCTTCTTTAAACTCAACACCCGGACACAGCCAGGGTTGTTCGAGAATAAGAGGCCCTTATTCTTGCAAAACCTGAACCTCGGTGAAGGTGGCGTTTTCAAGGATGGGGAGTCCCTCCCCTGGCCCCCTCCGGCGGGTCGAAGCATTTCCAAGAGTGTACAACAGGATCGGGTTGGTGCGCTTTTCTTCGAGGCTTCGACCCGCTAGGTCAACACTTCGGGGCGCCGCCCGGACCCCCGTATGCCTTCAACATCCCGAGATGGGTGCGGTTTGCAAGGGAATCAGTTCCAGGGCAGGTGAATATCGGCCACCATGAAGCAGAAGATGCCGCCCAGATATTTCATGGAGGCCAGGAAGTTGGCCCGGGCCGTGGTGGCGTCGGGATTTTTCACCATGCGCAGATTCTGCCAGAGCAGGAAGATTCCCAGGGCAGAGGCTCCCATACCGTAGAGGGGGCCGAGTTCACTGAACCACCAGGGCAGCAGGGAGGAGGCGATGAGCAATACGGAGTTGATCAGGATGACCCGGGCGGCCTTTTTCTCGCCGATCAGCACCGGCAGCATGGGAATGCCGGCCTGGCGATAGTCTTCCTTGAGGAAGATGGCCAGGGACCAGAAGTGGGTGGGGGTCCAGAAGAAGAGAAAGAGGGCGAAGAGCCAGGGCAGGGTGGTGGCCTGGGGATCGGCGGCGGCGGCTCCCGCCAGGACGGCGAAACTGCCGGAGGTGCCGCCGAAAATGATGTTGGTCCAGGTGCGGCGCTTCAACCAGATGGTGTAGACCACCCCGTAGACCAGGGCCCCCATGAAGAGATAAAAGGCGGTGGGGGCGTTGAAGAGGTGCAGGGAGAGCAGCACGGAGATGCCCAGGAAAAGGGCGGCCAGAACCAGGGGTACACGCAGATCGGTGCCGGGTTGACGCACCAGGGGACGGTTGGCGGTGCGGGACATGCGCTGGTCGATATCCCGATCGTAAACGTGGTTGACGATGCCGGAGCTGGCGGAGCCCAGAATCATCAACAGGGTCAGGGCCAGCAGATGCAGGGGTTCGACCGTCGGACTCACCACGATATAGGCGACGACCGCCGTCAGGGCGATCATGCCACCGATTTTGAGCTTCATCAGCTCCAGGATGTCCCGTGCGGAGGGCAGGGCCGAATCGACCGTCTGGAACAGGGAAACGCTCATGGCGCAATCACCCGGCTAAAGTAGACGTGTGGAAAAAACGGAGGGCGGGTTCAGGGCCCGTAGTGATAAACTTTATAAAAAATGGAGACATACATAAAAATCGCCACGGCCAGGAGGAAGAATCCCAGGAGGGCTTTGCCGGGTTTTTTGGCGGGTGCGTGGGAGTTTTCCATGGTGATGCTCCGT carries:
- a CDS encoding ABC transporter permease, encoding MNGMAAVGALARREMVRFFRQPHRVAGSLAQPLLMWAVLGAGFSPAFRAPGLEGVSYLEYFYPGMLLMLMLFSGIFSTITIIEDRQQGLLQEVLVSPAPRWAIVLGKVFGSMGVGLVQTLPLLVAAPFLGLNLGWNLLLLVPGLLIVTLGFTTLGLLVAWGLESTAGFHAVMSVFLMPLWMLSGALFPLDKTPPWLWALMVVNPVSHALEVIRRPFYEPVAALLGNASYLGAWTITLAWALFCLGLATWRVGLPEKGVPNRA
- the cyoE gene encoding protoheme IX farnesyltransferase, with the translated sequence MSVSLFQTVDSALPSARDILELMKLKIGGMIALTAVVAYIVVSPTVEPLHLLALTLLMILGSASSGIVNHVYDRDIDQRMSRTANRPLVRQPGTDLRVPLVLAALFLGISVLLSLHLFNAPTAFYLFMGALVYGVVYTIWLKRRTWTNIIFGGTSGSFAVLAGAAAADPQATTLPWLFALFLFFWTPTHFWSLAIFLKEDYRQAGIPMLPVLIGEKKAARVILINSVLLIASSLLPWWFSELGPLYGMGASALGIFLLWQNLRMVKNPDATTARANFLASMKYLGGIFCFMVADIHLPWN